In Petrotoga sp. 9PW.55.5.1, the genomic stretch CGTTATTATGTTCTGTTTGTCTCTCTTTTTAAATCTTCTACTTTTATTTTATCTGTTATTTCTTTTGGTAGAAAGGCTTTTAGAAAGTCATAGAATATTTCATTGTCTTCAAAGAGTTCTTTGAATATTGAGTCTTTGTTCGACATTGTTCTTCTCCTTTGTTTGTAGGATTGAGGTCATCTATTTAAATTATACCATAATAGTGATGGTTTTAGTTTGGAAAGTAAAATTCACCTTTTGTGAAGTAGAAATAGCTTTATTTAATAGAGTATTTGAGAAGTATTTTGGTTCAATTCCCCTTCCTCGAAGGGGTGGATGCAGCGTTTTATGCTGCAGACGGGGTAGTCACTCTTTAATTTGCTTTTAGCAAATCTGTATTTGTCAACCTAAGAATCACAATTAAATGTTACTGAAATGATAACATATCCTTCTTGATAAATTCTTTATTTTTTCCTGTATTTACTGTATTTATCTTAGCAAAGGCCAGTTCGTTATTAAGCTTGTTTTTCTTCTTTGAACCTTACGAAAAAAGAAATAATAAAAGAAACTGCCATCAGCAAAGCAGGAAAAACTGAAATCATAAAACGTGCAGCTAAATCAGGATGTTCCCCTGGATTATTACCATCAACAAAACCGAATATCAGTGTAACTAACAATAGTACTAAACTTTTTGCTAACCCTGAAAAATGTATAATAAACTGAAAACCACTAAAATAGATCCCTTCACGCCTAAGGTTTGAAGCTTTTGCGTCCGCATCTATCACTTTTGCATATATCAAATCAATATTGGCAGTAACTCCTGCAATCCCAACGCCTATAAGAACACCTGCAATCATAGAAAAAACTAAAGATTTAGCGGAGAAGATTGGTATAACTGCGATTCCTAAAAATAACAAAGAAGTACGCCACGCTGTCAAAGCCCCAAGCTTATCTATTACTTTAACCCACAAATACATAGCTGGAATAGCTGTTATAAATACAGCGCCTGTTAAATAAGCCGCATTAGCCTCGCTTAAACCTAAGGTATATTTGATGAAATAAGGAATACTTAACAGTAGTATCGCAAGCGAAGCTTGATAAAAAAAGTTAGTTAAACTAACTGCCCAAAAATTTTTGTTTGCCATTACGGCCTTTAAAGATTCTTTTAAAGTTGGAGCTTCACTTTCTATATATTCAGGTCTTTCGTGAATACTAAAAACTGCAATTAGATAAAAAAACATACCTATTAGTATCATGAAAGTAGCTGTTATGGAATATCCATATCTTTCAATTAAGATAGGAGCTAATGTTACTCCCACAATTAATCCGACAAATTGAAAAGCTTGTCTTAAAGCATTTGATCTTGTCCTTATTTTACTATCTATAAAAAGTTCCGGAAATAGTGAATGATAATTAACCGAAGCAATAGTAGATAAGGTTTCAGTAAACATAGAAAAAATGGCAAAATAAACAACTAATAAAAAAACCTTTCGAACTGATAAAGGAGGCGAGAATAAAAAAATATACGATATACAATATAGCGGTACAGATATTAACATCCAGGGTTTACGCCTACCTATTTTGGTACGAGTACGATCGGAAAAATATCCAAAAAGAGGGTCGTTTATAGCATCCCAAATAGTAGCAAAAACTGTAATCAACGATATCATTGTTAACGAAATACCTAAAACATCGTTATAAAAAAATACTAAATATGCCCCTATCATCTGTCCTGGAATTGTAATGCCTAACATTCCTAAGGCATATGGGAAAGGATGAGTTTTACGATAAGAAATGCTATTTATTGTACTAATTTTATCCCTCCTATGAATTCTTTCTTTGCTCACTTTAGAAATTTTAAAACTTAAGTTTTATTAATATTTTAGTTTTAAATTTTTTAAAAAATACTTCCCTAACTATAATCCTTACTAACTCCGAATTTCTTTAGCTTTTTCGGTACGAATACCGAAGAATACCTCACACCTTGTCTTTACGTTTTAGTGAATTTACCTCTCTGGGGAGAGGAATTACACTTAATTTAACTTTGGCTTAATTACCTACACCATTCGCGAGAGAACCATTTGTAATTATATCCACATGGCTTCTTCAAAACAATGCAACATTATTGGAAATAAAACTTTAAAATTTTCAGCATATTTGCATCCTATTTTTTCTCCATATACATTCGCTTTTAATCCAAAATATTGTTGAATAATTAAAAAGAATTCTTTTGTAATTTGACTTTTATGAATTTTAATAGCTTCCATTTTTTTCTCCCAAAAATCATCAACAGAAACATACTGATTAGGGTACGCGGTAAAGAAAAAAGCAATTAAAGCTTTAGGATTTAAACTATTAGCTGCTGCCTGTGCCGTAGCTAATCCACAAATTTTATGATCTTGATGAGTTTCATAAGGTAAAAATGGATCTACCGTTAAAATTAAATCAGGCTCAACATTTTCAATATTTTTCTTTAAATCATTTCTTACATCGTTTATATCGTATCTCCCACCATCAGGATAGTTTAACCAAATAATTTGATCAACACCCAATAATTCTGCAGCATTTTCTTGTTCCTTCTTTCTTATCTTGGCTGTTTCTTCACGGCTTTTTCCCTTAATCCCCGCACCTCCTTCTGTAACCATGAGATAAGTAACCCTTGAACCTAATGATTTTAATTTTGCAATAGTTCCCCCTGCCCCTATTTCTCCATCATCTGGATGAGGAAGAATACACAACACATTACGTTTATCTTCTATTTTCGGAATAGGGAGCATTTTCTTTAAACTTTGTAGAATTTTTTCCTCCATATAAAATCATCCCCTTTAAAAGATTATTCACCACTTTAGAAATTTCAAAACTTAGATTTTTATAAAATTTAACTTTTTTGTTTTGTGAAGTCAAGGAGAGGCAAGAGGGCTCCGCCCTGAACCCATTTTAAATTCAAATACGTATTTTTAGAAACACTTCATTTATAAAGTCTCTATCTAATGTGCCTAACCATATTCTACTAATCAATCTATTCTATGTTTTTGGGAACAATGTAACCATAAGCAGTTGCATATGTAATGTAATAGACCTTGTCCGGCGACTACAATCTTCCACTATTTTAATGTTTCCAAAATATGAACTTAACTCTCAAATTTAAACAAATCTTTGATTTCTTTGTTAGATAGTTCTGTTATCCAATTTTCCCCACTTGTTATTATGTTTTCAGTTAATTCTTTCTTTTTTTCAAGAATTTCATTAATTTTTTCTTCAAAGGTGTTTAAAGAAATAAATCTGTGCACTATAACATCTTTTGTTTGGCCTATTCTGAATGTTCTATCTGTAGCCTGGTTTTCAACAGCAGGATTCCACCATAGATCATAATGAATTACATGATTAGCTGCCGTAAGGTTTAAGCCAGTTCCGCCTGCTTTTAAAGAGAGTATCATTATTGGATATCTATGCTTGTTTTGGAAATTGTTAACAAGTTCATCGCGTTTTTTTCTGTTTAATTGACCATGAAAAAACAACGGTTCGATTTTAAGTTCTTTAGAAATAATTTCTGATAATATATCTCCCATTTCCTTATAATGTGTAAATAATACGGCCTTTTCGTTTTTTTCTATAATATTTTGTATTAAATCCATAAGTTTCTCAGTTTTTCCTGAATCAAGCGCTTTGGGAATGCCTTTTTTTGTGTAATTTACTGGGTGATTACATATTTGCTTTAGAGAAGTTAGCAGCTTAAATATTAATCCTTTTCTTTTAATGCCGTTTTCTTGCATGGCTTCTAGTTCTTCTTCAATATTTTCTACAACTTCTTTGTATAG encodes the following:
- a CDS encoding Rpn family recombination-promoting nuclease/putative transposase; the encoded protein is MSNKDSIFKELFEDNEIFYDFLKAFLPKEITDKIKVEDLKRETNRT
- a CDS encoding MFS transporter: MSKERIHRRDKISTINSISYRKTHPFPYALGMLGITIPGQMIGAYLVFFYNDVLGISLTMISLITVFATIWDAINDPLFGYFSDRTRTKIGRRKPWMLISVPLYCISYIFLFSPPLSVRKVFLLVVYFAIFSMFTETLSTIASVNYHSLFPELFIDSKIRTRSNALRQAFQFVGLIVGVTLAPILIERYGYSITATFMILIGMFFYLIAVFSIHERPEYIESEAPTLKESLKAVMANKNFWAVSLTNFFYQASLAILLLSIPYFIKYTLGLSEANAAYLTGAVFITAIPAMYLWVKVIDKLGALTAWRTSLLFLGIAVIPIFSAKSLVFSMIAGVLIGVGIAGVTANIDLIYAKVIDADAKASNLRREGIYFSGFQFIIHFSGLAKSLVLLLVTLIFGFVDGNNPGEHPDLAARFMISVFPALLMAVSFIISFFVRFKEEKQA
- a CDS encoding PIG-L deacetylase family protein: MEEKILQSLKKMLPIPKIEDKRNVLCILPHPDDGEIGAGGTIAKLKSLGSRVTYLMVTEGGAGIKGKSREETAKIRKKEQENAAELLGVDQIIWLNYPDGGRYDINDVRNDLKKNIENVEPDLILTVDPFLPYETHQDHKICGLATAQAAANSLNPKALIAFFFTAYPNQYVSVDDFWEKKMEAIKIHKSQITKEFFLIIQQYFGLKANVYGEKIGCKYAENFKVLFPIMLHCFEEAMWI